ATCTGCGCGCACTCATATTAGTTGTATTTTTATTCGTGCTGCCGTTAAAAATAACCCCGATGCGGTGGCCACCACTACCACAGAGCTGGCGACGCTAGGCGATGAGGCACTGGCGTTTGCCGAATTTGATTACCAATTGCACCACCAGTTAGCCTTTGCGTCGGGCAATCCTATTTATGGCCTTATTTTAAATGGTTTTAAAGGTTTATATTGTCGGGTGGGGCGCTATTATTTTTCTTTGCCTGCGGCGCGCCAACTCGCACGGGAATATTATGTGGCGCTAGCACAGCTTGCGAAACAGGGAAATGTAGGCCAAGTGGTAGAAGTGGTTCGCGAATATGGCAAAGCCTCAGGTAAGCTGTGGTGTGATATGCGCGAGCACTTGCCAGCCAGTTTTGCCGCACCGGCCTAAAAACCGCTTGAGACATTGGCAAGTTAAATAAGTCGATCCTAAGGTCGACTTATTATTGTTTAATCGCCGCCGCTCAAGCGGTGTGGTTCATTATTAATTATCTGGCTCTCGCTTTGGACAACGGCCAATAATATGACTGCTACCCTCATTATTTTCTTGTTCAAGTAACACGTCAAAGCCCCATAGCCGGTGAATATGCTTAAGTACCTCATGACAAGAGGGCGCTAGCGGAATATTATTATGCGCCACATAGCGCAGCGTTAATGAACGGTCGGCTTTAAACTCGACGTTGTACACTTGGATATTAGGTTCAAGGTTAGCCAAATTATATTGATCTGATAATTGTTTTCTTAATTGTTGGTAGCCTGATTCATCGTGAATAGCCGAAATACGCAAATAATTTTGTGTCGCATCATCTGCCACGCTAAATAGGCGTAAGTCACGCATGACTTTAGGCGATAAAAATTGGCTAATAAAACTCTCATCTTTAAAATTTTCCATCGCAAAATGTAAAGTCGCCACCCAATCTGTTCCTGCGATGTCGGGAAACCAGCGCTTATCTTCCTCGGTGGGCTGTTCACAAATTCGCCTTAAGTCCATAAAAATAGCAAAACCCAGCGCATAAGGATTAATGCCTGAGTAGTGTGGACTGTTATAAGCAGGCTGATACACCACATTAGTGTGGTTATGTAATATCTCCATCATAAAGCTGTCGGTCACTAAGCCCTCACTATAGAGCTGCTGACAAATAGTGTAATGCCAAAAAGTAGCCCAGCCTTCGTTCATCACTTGGGTTTGCTTTTGTGGATAAAAATATTGGCTGATTTTACGCACAATTCTGACCAGCTCGCGCTGCCATGGCTCTAATAAGGGCGCATTTTTTTCAATAAAATACAGTAAATTCTCTTCAGGCTCTGCGGGGTAGCGCTGCTGAGTGGCTGCTTGTGCTTCTTCTTGGCGGGGCAGCGTTTTCCAAAGCTCATTTACTTGGCTTTGTAAGTAGCTCTCCCGCGCTTTTTGTCGGCGGCGCTCTTCAGCCAGAGAAAGCTGTTGAGGGCGTTTATAACGATCAACGCCATAGTTCATTAAGGCATGACAACTGTCGAGTATGGCTTCTACCTCGGTAATGCCGTATTTATCCTCGCACTCACTGATGTATTTTTTAGCAAATAATAAATAATCGATTATTGAGGTGGCATCAGTCCAAGTTTTAAATAAATAGTTATTTTTAAAAAATGAATTATGGCCATAGCTGGCATGAGCAATCACCAGTGCTTGCATCGGTAAGGTGTTTTCTTCCATTAAATAGGCGATACAAGGACTGGAGTTAATGACTATTTCATAAGCCAAGCCCATTTGTCCGCGCTTATAATTTTGCTCACTTTGAATAAACTTTTTGCCATACGACCAATGATGATAGCCAATGGGCATACCAATACTGGAGTAGGCATCGAGCATTTGTTCGCCGGTAATAATTTCAATTTGATTAGGATAGGTAGTTAAGCCATAACTCTCGGCAATACGGGCAATCTCTTGGTGATAAATTTCCAATAGTTCAAAGGTCCATTCAGGACCATCACTTAAGGGGCGTACGGCTGGCTGTGTCTCTAGGGTCATGGTCACCTCATGCCGCTTGTTGTTTGAAGAGTTCACGAAATACCGGGTAGATGTCTTCCACGGTTTTGATGTGCTCCATGGCAAAATTAGCATGGTTTGTTACCAAGGATTGATACTCTTGCCATAAACTTTGATGAGCACGGTTAGTGATCTCGATATAGGCGTAGTAGCGCAGCATACTTAATAACTCACTGCTGAGTAACGAGCGACACAGAGGCGAGTCGTCAGCCCAGTTATCGCCATCGGAAGCTTGAGCGGCATAAATATTCCACTGCTCGGCAGGATAGCGCTCTTGTATAATGTCTTTCATTAAATGCAGCGCACTGGAAACAATGGTGCCTCCGGTTTCTTGCGAGTAGAAAAACTCTTGCTCATCTACCTCTTTGGCTTGGGTGTGGTGGCGAATAAAAACCACTTCTACGTTTTTGTAAGTGCGATTTAAAAATAAATATAATAATAAATAAAAACGTTTAGCGATGTCTTTAGTGGCTTGATCCATGGAGCCCGATACGTCCATTAAACAAAACATCACCGCTTGAGTTGAAGGGATAGGGCGCTGTATAAAATTATTAAAGCGCAGGTCAAAGGTATCAATAAAAGGTACAGCGTTAATACGATGCTTAAGCTCGGCTATTTCAGCTTCAAGTGCGAGAATGCGTGCATAATGCTGAGCGGGGTAGCGATTAAGCGTGCCTAATTCTTGTTCAAGCTCTGCGAGTGATTTTCGCTTACCTACTTGTAAGGCCATGCGCCGAGCCAGTGATTGGCGAAGTGAGCGCACAATATTGATATTGGCAGGCACACCATCTGCTGAATAGCCGGCGCGAAATGTTTTCATTTCACTGATTTTATTGAGTTTGTTTTTTTCTAAGTTAGGTAGCGCTAAGCCATCAAACAACAGATCCAAATATTCATCTTTAGAGATATCAAATACAAAGTCATCTTGACCTTCACCTTGATTGCTTGCCTCCCCCGCACCACTACCCGAGCCACCCCCTCCTAATGGCCTGTCTATTTTATCGCCGGCGATAAACTGATCGTTACCCGGGTGGACGTGCTCTCTTAAGCCCCTTTACCTTGGTGAAAAATAGGCTCTGAGATATCGCGAGCCGGTATGGAGACACTTTCTCCAT
This genomic window from Oceanisphaera avium contains:
- a CDS encoding SpoVR family protein, with the protein product MTLETQPAVRPLSDGPEWTFELLEIYHQEIARIAESYGLTTYPNQIEIITGEQMLDAYSSIGMPIGYHHWSYGKKFIQSEQNYKRGQMGLAYEIVINSSPCIAYLMEENTLPMQALVIAHASYGHNSFFKNNYLFKTWTDATSIIDYLLFAKKYISECEDKYGITEVEAILDSCHALMNYGVDRYKRPQQLSLAEERRRQKARESYLQSQVNELWKTLPRQEEAQAATQQRYPAEPEENLLYFIEKNAPLLEPWQRELVRIVRKISQYFYPQKQTQVMNEGWATFWHYTICQQLYSEGLVTDSFMMEILHNHTNVVYQPAYNSPHYSGINPYALGFAIFMDLRRICEQPTEEDKRWFPDIAGTDWVATLHFAMENFKDESFISQFLSPKVMRDLRLFSVADDATQNYLRISAIHDESGYQQLRKQLSDQYNLANLEPNIQVYNVEFKADRSLTLRYVAHNNIPLAPSCHEVLKHIHRLWGFDVLLEQENNEGSSHIIGRCPKREPDN
- the fadR gene encoding fatty acid metabolism transcriptional regulator FadR, which gives rise to MVIKAHSVIKTGVVKPHGVIKAQSPANFAEQYIIESIWNGHFAPGSILPAERELSELIGVTRTTLREVLQRLARDGWLTIQHGKPTKVNNFWETSSLNILETLARLDEDKMPELIEHLLSARTHISCIFIRAAVKNNPDAVATTTTELATLGDEALAFAEFDYQLHHQLAFASGNPIYGLILNGFKGLYCRVGRYYFSLPAARQLAREYYVALAQLAKQGNVGQVVEVVREYGKASGKLWCDMREHLPASFAAPA